The window TCTCATTGCTTTGCAATAATTAGATTTTGTTGTAAAATAGAGATAATTATTATCTCTATTTTATTTTAATTAAATTACAAAAATAAAAAAATGTTTGAGCAAAAAAAAGAAAACACAAATCATCAGGAGATAAATGCTAAAGATCAACTGGAATCGATTGGCGATGGCAATATTGTTATTCATACAATGCAGGAAGATTTGGATGCTTTGAGTGGAATTTTTCCTAAAAAAGAAAAATCAATATCTCCAGAAGAAAATAAGGCCGAAAAAAATGCTGAGAGCGGAGAAAAAATGGCAAATGAAAAGCATTTCAATCCATTTTTAGACAAACAATATCCGAAGCAGATGCAAGATAAAATAGAAAAATTCGTCAGTAAAGATGATGTTTCTGCCAGCAATAACGAGGAAAAGGAATCTGACAAATTAAAAGAACCTTCAAGGAGCGCCTCCTTTGCTAAAAAAGCAATCTGGATAATTGTTGTGGTGGCGATGATTATCATATTTTCAATAGGCGGTTATTATTTTTGGATTTCCGGAAAATTCGCTACGAATGTTAGCGATAAAATTCAGGAAAAAGTAGTTGAAAAAATTGAAGAAGATAAAGTAGAAATCGAATCCGTGCCTAAATATTCTGTCGATAAGCCAAATTATCTTTCTATTAATATGAAAGATCAAAACTATGAAAACTTTAAAAATTTAGTAATCAAGACTTCTTTTGAGCTTAAAAATCTTGGAATAGACAGACCGGTAGAGTTTATTATAACCGACAGCGAGAATAATCCCATAAGTTTTTCTCAATTTAATGCTATAATTAAAATTGCTCTTCCTGGCAACTTATTGGAAAATTTTAGCGAGAAATTTTCTGTTTTTATAAGCAATGACTCTGGAATTTCTCAGATAGGACTATCGGTAGATTTATCCAATGAAGCTAAAAGTTCACTCTTAATGAAAAACGAAGAAACAAAACTTTTGGGAGAGTTGTCTCCGCTTTTGCTGGGAAATATTACTCTGCCTGAAGGAAGGGTTTTGTTTAAGGATAATATTTACAAAGGAGTTGACGTAAGATACTTTAATTTGACTGAAAATGGTTCAACGGCGATTGATTATGCATTTGTTGACAACAAATTAATGTTTGGAACCAGTAAAAATAGCACGTGGGCTATTGTGGACAAGCTACTGGACGGCATTAATTGAGAAATTTTCAATTCTTCTGTTAACAACCTGTGCAAAAGTAAGAATATTTTTATAAAGTAATTTACTTTTGCAGTTTAAAGATTTTTATTTTTTTGAATATTTTTCTGCAAAGAAAACTTTATAGTGAAAAAAGCCTTGTTTTGAAAGATTTTTTGCTTATGTTAGCTATTTTTTATTGACCGAGTGCTATTTTTTTGTTATAATAAGGATATAAAGTTATTTGAAATTAAAATATTTCAAATGGTGGAAGAACTTCCAATCACAATTTCCCCCTATTTGTGATTGGAAATTCTTCTACTATTCAAGCGTTTCATTCAATGCAATGGAACCGCCTCCTTATCTGACAGGAGGACCCTAAAATAAAAACAAAAATTGGCATGTCCGCTTGGGAAAATAAAATACAGGTTATCTTTCCAAGAGGACATGTCAAAAAAACTTTTTAAAATAAAAATATAAATAAAAAGTTTGTTCTTTAAAACAAAGGCGAAAGCCAGAGAACGGTAGAAGAACAATAATATGAGTCAGAGATATTATTAATAGAAAGATATGTATGTAAAATACATGTTGCTAAATAACACCAGAAATTGCCTTTCACCCGGGCTATAGTGTTTCCAGCTAACATGTTAATACATGTCAAACACTGGGCGCTGCAGCCACTTAATTATATTATGGGCGTTAGTAGCGCCCGGTTTCCAAATCTTAGTAGGTACCGGGCAGTAAACAAGGTTGTTACTCGATATTTATTAAGCTTTGACTGATAAATCCCCTGAAACGGGGTTTTTTAGTTGAAAATCATATGATTTTTTGGAAAAAAGAACAAAACAAAAACTTAGGATTTGAAGGAGAAGAAATTACCGCTAAATTTCTCAGAGAAAAAGGATATAAAATATTGAATAGAAATTTCAAGAATTACAAGGGAAGGCAGATTGGAGAGATTGATATTATTGCTGAGAAAAACAAGGAAATAGTTTTTGTGGAGGTTAAAACCAGAAGCTTGGAAAAATACGAAAAAACACTTCCAGAAGAAAACATCACGCGAAGCAAGCTTAATAAGCTTAGCAAAATTGCCAATTCTTACATAAAAATGAATAATCTCTGGGATTGCCCATACCATTTTGACGCTGTTTCTGTCTGGCTTGACAGGGATTCGAAGAATTTCAAAATAAAACATATCGAAAATATTTTTATTTAATAGATCGTGGACACTAACCGTTATTTTTGGTAATATTCAGGTACTAATTATTTATAGTTTTAATTTTATGATCAGTGAAGAATTGAAAAAAGAGTTAAAGGTAAAACTGGGAGACGAGAAAGCTAAGCTGGAAAAAGAGCTTGGAAAAATTGCTAAACCAACCGGGACTCCGGGGGATTACGAAACCCAATTTAATGAATTAGGGACAGACAGAGAAGACAACGCAACCGAGATTGAAGAATACTCAGATAATTTGGCTGTTGAAACTAGTCTGGAAGAGAGCCTAAAAGATATAAACGAAGCCTTGGAAAGAATAGAAAGTGAAACCTATGGAATATGTGAAAATTGCAAAGAAGAAATCGACATTGAACGGCTTAAAGCTTATCCAGCAGCTAAAGCTTGCATTAAGTGCAAATAAAAGCAGAATAATGAATCACAAATCACAAATTATGAAACTTTGCAGCTTCATTATATTTGTTGTTTTGGTTGCTATCGACCAACTTTCAAAATATTTAATCCGCCAAAATGGCGGATTTTATATTTGTAATTTCAATATTTCCTGGAGCATACCGGTTAGTAATTATATGTTTGTTGGCTTATGGATCATTCTAATGCTAATATTATTTTTTTTATTTTTAGAATCGGCTCAAATTTTCAGTTTTCAATTTTCAGTTTTCAATAAAATACCAAATCTCCAATCTCAAACCTCAAATTTTTCTTTGGTATTCATATTGTCAGGAGCAATTTCAAATATAATTGATCGGATTCGTTACGGATGCGTTATTGATTTCATTAATCTCAATTTTTGGCCAGTTTTTAATTTGGCGGATATTTTCATAGTCTTGGGCATAATTTTTTTATTAGTTAAATGGAAAAAAATATAGTATAATGTTTTTATGAAGCAAAAAATATTTTCCATTTTTAATGGGGAGGATATTATTACTGCCGGCATCATCTTTTTTTGCCTTCTTCTCCATGCTATTTTTCCAACTAATGGAGTTTTTCAGCAGATTATTTCCAGCGTGACTTTTTTGTTGGTTATTCCTCTTCTTTATGTTAAGATAATACTGAAAAAAGATCTGAATAATTTCGGAATTCAACAAGGAGAATGGAAAACTGGAGTATTTTGGAGTTTATTTTC of the Parcubacteria group bacterium genome contains:
- a CDS encoding YraN family protein, which codes for MIFWKKEQNKNLGFEGEEITAKFLREKGYKILNRNFKNYKGRQIGEIDIIAEKNKEIVFVEVKTRSLEKYEKTLPEENITRSKLNKLSKIANSYIKMNNLWDCPYHFDAVSVWLDRDSKNFKIKHIENIFI
- a CDS encoding TraR/DksA C4-type zinc finger protein, which translates into the protein MISEELKKELKVKLGDEKAKLEKELGKIAKPTGTPGDYETQFNELGTDREDNATEIEEYSDNLAVETSLEESLKDINEALERIESETYGICENCKEEIDIERLKAYPAAKACIKCK
- a CDS encoding signal peptidase II, whose protein sequence is MKLCSFIIFVVLVAIDQLSKYLIRQNGGFYICNFNISWSIPVSNYMFVGLWIILMLILFFLFLESAQIFSFQFSVFNKIPNLQSQTSNFSLVFILSGAISNIIDRIRYGCVIDFINLNFWPVFNLADIFIVLGIIFLLVKWKKI